The DNA sequence GGTGCAGAGAGTGCGCGGCGAGCAGCACGAGCTCCTCAAAGCCGCCCAAGCGGAAGTCGTCGTCACGGTCGGTGCGATCCATACAATAGCGAATATAGTGATTGATCCGATTCAGGCAAGACGGGGCGATCGAACCCCTTGGCGAGATGGCGCACCTTGCCAGTTTCCCCAGAGGCGTGGGCGTCACGTTCGCCCGAACGGGCATAACGCTTGCCGTTAATACCGCCTCGCGTTATCATTTCGCATGATCGGCAGCTTCAAGGATCGCGATACTGAGCGCTTGTTCGAGCGACAGCCGGTGCGGCGCTTTCCACCGACATTGCGGCCCCTGATGCTCCGGAAGCTCCTGCTGCTGGATGCGGTCGTCGCGCTCGAGGAACTGCGGGTGCCTCCTGGCAATCGACTGGAGAAGTTGAAGGGCGATCGGGCCGGGCAGTGGAGCATCAGGGTCAACCAGCAGTGGCGCGTCTGTTTTCGCTGGAAGGACGGCGCGGCACATGACGTCGAGATCGTGGACTTTCACTGAGCTGCGCATGGCAACCAAGCTCGCTCCAATCCATCCTGGCGAAATTCTCCTCGCTGAGTTTCTCGAGCCACTGTCGCTGTCGCAGTATCGGCTCGCACAGGACCTGTCGGTGCCGCCACGCCGCATCAATGAGATCGTTCATGGCAAGCGGGCGATCACGGCGGATACAGCCCTGCGGCTGGGGCGGTACTTTGGCACGTCAGCGCAGTTCTGGCTCAACCTGCAGACGCGATTTGATCTGGAAATCGAACGCGATCGATTGGGGCCGCGGCTCGGGGCAGAGGTCTCAGTCTACCAAGCGGCCAGTTGACGCTCTACGCGAATAACTTCAGCGCGCAGTGAGTGCCGGTGCCCTCAACTGGTGGCAGATCATTGCCCTGTTCGGTGTCGTGCAGGGGACCGTCGTGGCCCTCGCGCTCGCGGCCAGACGCCCGCGCCGCACCCCGAACCTCTTGCTCTCTGCGCTGGTGCTCGCCTTTGCGCTGCACCTCGCGTCGGTGGTCTACTACTCCGCCGATCTGGTAGAATGGCTGCCGCACTTTTTCGGTCTGACGCAGCCGCTGCCGCTGGCGTTCGGCCCCCTGCTGTATCTCTACGCCATCACGGCCAGCGGTCAGCAGCATGGATTGCGCCAACGTGACCTGTGGCACGCGCTCCCGTGTGTGGCCTTCTATGTATGGGGCCTGCCCATCTACCTCCAGGGCAGCGAGGGAAAGGTCGCTCTGTACCGCGCCATTCAGGCCGGACAATTGCCGCTGCAATCACGGGTGGCCATTCCGCTGGTGTTGCTCTCCGGTGTCGGCTACACGGTGGCCACACT is a window from the Gemmatimonas sp. UBA7669 genome containing:
- a CDS encoding HigA family addiction module antitoxin, whose translation is MATKLAPIHPGEILLAEFLEPLSLSQYRLAQDLSVPPRRINEIVHGKRAITADTALRLGRYFGTSAQFWLNLQTRFDLEIERDRLGPRLGAEVSVYQAAS
- a CDS encoding type II toxin-antitoxin system RelE/ParE family toxin; amino-acid sequence: MIGSFKDRDTERLFERQPVRRFPPTLRPLMLRKLLLLDAVVALEELRVPPGNRLEKLKGDRAGQWSIRVNQQWRVCFRWKDGAAHDVEIVDFH